The Alteromonas macleodii ATCC 27126 genome segment GTGCTGGTGTGTGCCCTGCTAATTGCTGTGCATGGCGCACAGGTAAAAACGGTAGAAGCGTTCGAGCTTTTCAATACCGAGATTGCTGATGTCGAGAACCTTTTAAATGCCAAGCAATATGCTGACGCCGATAGCAAGGCACTGTTGCTTTTAGAGCAAGCGCTACAACAGCAACAAATGTCTGCTGATACATTTTCTGCCCTCGGACTCTTACTTCAAAACGCATCGCGTTTTGAGGTGTCAAAAGCCATTTTTAATGCCGCCTTAGAGCGCTACACCACAGATGGTGAATTAAACAAAATGGCGTCAACGCTATTACAACTAGCCACCTCAGAAAGACACCTTTCAAATTATTCCATTGCACTGACTTATGTGCGTCGCGCTATGTCTATTGCTCAAATTGAGCGTAATGAATTACTTAAGGCTAAATTGAACCTTGAGCTAGGCATAATTCAACAAGAACAAGGCGAAATTGAAACCGCTTTGGAGCCGTTAAAGCAAGCGCTACGTTATTTTCGTGAAAATAACATGGCCAGTGAAATGAGTGTTACGTTGCTACGCATCGGTGAGATATACAGTTTGCTCAATCAAGCTACTTTGGCTCATACCTACTACCAAGACGCTTTCGACAGTATCGAGGAAACACAGGAGACCCGATTACTTGGTGTGATCAAAACTCGTATTGGTGCCCTATCTCTCAAAACAGGCTCTGTAGACCAAGCAATAAGAGCAATTAACGAAGGTCTTGAACTCCTGCTATCCACCTTTGATGTAGGGGCCATAGCCGAAGCAAAAATGCTATTGGGAAGAGCATTGGTTGAAAACGGCGATACAGCTAAAGGGCGAGAGTTATTGCAAGAAGCCATGCAATTTGCCGATTCATCGGGTCAGGCAAAATTGGTCAAAGAAGGCAGACTCGCTTTAGCGCAAGCCTATATGAAAGAGCAGAGTTTCGAATTAGCCTTAGAAGAGGCCCGCACGGGTACTATTGACGCGAGAAAAAATAGAGACCTTAGAGGACAGCTTAGTTTTCTGTCGTTACAGCTAAGCGCCTTTGTATCACTAGGCGAATTCAAAAAAGCCTTAGATATTCAATCTGTTATGCAGCAGTTGCGTGAGGTGCTACTTGATTCAGAAAACAAGTCTGCCATTGAAGGCCTGCAGGCTGAGATTGAGCTTGTGAGGCAATCTAGGACGTTGGAGAAACTGGAAGAGTCCAAGCAGCTGGCGTTAGCGCAAGCTGAGCGAGAAAACCTGCAGACGACTCTTTTTTGGAGTATATCATTAGCAGCGTTACTCTTGACGTTTTTAGTGTGGAGCCGCTACAAACAACGTCAGCAAACGATTATTTTGCGCCGAGAAGTACGCCAGCAAACACTAAATCTTCAAGAAAAAAATCAAGAACTGGAAAGAGCCTATAAAACGCTAGAAGAGGTAAGCCTGCGCGATCCGTTAACGGGTTTGTACAATAGGCACTACCTCGAATCGCAGCTTCCCGGTGAAATAAGGCGCAGCCAGTTCTCGGCAAAACAAAGCCCCAGTACAGGAAAGACGAAACAAGACTTACTTTGCTTACTTATTGATATCGACCACTTTAAGCGCATCAACGACGACTATGGGCATATTGCCGGCGATAAAGTGCTATCAGCGTTTGCCAATGTCCTCAAAGAGGTGTTCAGACAAACGGATTTAATTATTCGATGGGGAGGCGAGGAGTTTTTGGTGGTTTGTCGCCAATCTACTCGTGAAGAGCTCCCTGAGGTTGCCGAGCGCTGCCGAGAAATGGTCGCTAACACTCCTTTTGATATCGGCTTAGAAAAACCAATCAATATTACTTGTAGCATTGGCTTTTCGCTGCTTCCTCCAGATAGAGAGGAAGACTTTGATACCGCGTGGAAACGCACATTCGCCGTTATCGATTACGCGCTGTATGCCACCAAATTATCAGGGAGAAATGGATGGGTTGGCGTAATCGAAACGCTTAAAACTCCAAGGGAATACCCCACTCCACTAGATACGAAGTTTAATTTTCCTGGTTCGAGAATTGCCACATCGTTCAACAACGTGGCAAGTATCAAATGGCCGGAGACCCTCGAGAAATAGCAGTAGAGGAATAGAGATATGTACAGAGGAAGCTGCAGCTGCCAAGCAATTCAATATGAAATAGATCATATCGGAGAGCTTGACGCCGATGACGAAACGCTAAGCCATTCAGATACCAGTGAACTGCGCGTTACAATTGAAAAAGAGCAGCTGGTTATTGACTGTGCACCGTCAGCGCTAGCGGAACTACACGAGGCTAATGACGAAACCCACCACGTGTGTAACACTTGTGGGAGCGTTATCTTTGTTGAGCGTGGCTCTAACCAAGTGTCGGTTGAGGTGACCTTCAGCGGTCATGACGTCTTAGCAGAGTCTCACTGCCAGTTTGTCTTTTAGGTGGGTACACAAGGATAAAGGCGAACTGCGAGTTCGCCCAGATACCAACAGGTGAGAAGTACATTTCTCTCCTGTTTGGTAGTCATGTCTACCCTAGTCGCTATTTTTGATGTCTTCCATATGGTATTTATCAATGAGCGAATACAACGTGGGACGAGTGACGCCAAGTAATTCTGCCGTTTTCGACATATTCTTATCTGCTTTTTGATAGGCCCTGCGAATAGCTCGACTTTCAGCAATTTCTCGCACTTCACGCAGATTCAACGTTTCAGGCTCATCATGAGCATCTACAGGCATCAAGCCTAAATCGTCAGGTTGAATTACCGTACCTTCAGCCATAATAACCGCCGACTTTAGCTTGTTTTGCATTTCTCGAATGTTGCCCGGCCACTTATGGGCTAGCATGGCGTTAACTGCAGTTTCTGAAAAGCTCTTCGCTTTAGCTTTGAATTCTTCGCGATAAATATTCAAGAACGTACGTGCAAGTAAAATAATGTCTTGGTCTCGTTCACGTAAAGGAGGGATCATGATCGGCATTTCCCCCACACGGTAATATAAATCTTCCCTGAACGTTTCTTGCGCCACCATAGCCTGTAAATCGCGGTGCGTTGCACAAATTACGCGTATATCAACGGGAATTTCATTGCGTCCACCAACGCGCTCGATCACGCGCTCCTGCAAAAACCGAAGCATCTTAGCTTGCAGACCAATGGGCATATCACCAATCTCATCTAAAAACAGTGTTCCGCCTTGTGCTGTTTCTATCTTGCCGACGGTGGTTTTGTTCGCGCCAGTAAACGCCCCTTTTTCGTAACCGAACAACTCACTTTCTAGTAAGTTCTCTGGGATAGACGCACAGTTAATAGCAACAAAAGGTTTGTCTTTTCTAGGGCTGTGTTCGTGAATACTGCGCGCGAAAACTTCTTTACCTGTGCCACTTTCACCAAGTAACAGAGTGCTTATGTCGGTATTGGCAATTTTCTCAGCGCGACGTACCACTTTTTGAATAGCTTCGCTGTTACCCACTATTCTGGACATGCCAGAACGGGTGCGGGCAAGAATGCTATTCTCATGCTCTAACTTAGACAGGTTAAGCGCACGGTGCACCAATAATTTGATGGTATCTGAATCGATAGGCTTCTGATAAAAATCGTATGCCCCAAAATCGATTGCTTTTAATGCGTGTTGTTTATCGTTATTACCTGTAACAACGATAACTTTGGTTCTAGGCGCTAGCGCAATGATGTCGTGAAGAATACGCAAACCTTCCGACGCATTCGCTGGATCTGGCGGAAGCCCTAAATCTAGGGTAACAACCTTAGGTTCAAAACGACGGAGTTGGGCTATGGCAGATGTGTGATCGTCCGCAAAAACAACGTTGTAATCGGTAAGACTCCATTTAAGTTGCTTTTGGATACCTAAATCATCATCTACTACCAAAATGGTATCGGTCATTTCATCATCCTATTATTCTACTTCATCCATCGAAAGGGAGTGGATTTGATAATATCCACTTTTTAGTTATACACCCTATCCTATCGGAAAATAAAGCGTAAAACAGCTACCGCGTCCAGGTTCACTTTGAACAGTTAGTTTGCCACCGATAGACTCGATATATGTTTTTGCATCATATGCACCAATACCCATACCAGCATTGCCTTTCGTGGTATCAAATGGCTTGAATAGTCGCTCTTCAATAAACGCTTTATCCATACCTGACCCTGTATCTTCTATCAAAACTAGCTGCGTTTTGTTGTCAGAATTTCCAGTAATCACCACGTCGACTTCTCCGTCATCTGCGGTTGCCTGCTGAGCGTTGCTGATTAGGTGATAAAGCACGTTTGCCACCTTATCCTTATCAACCGTCACGGCCGTTTCTTTTAGCACATGAACTGTTGGTAGCGGACGTAAACCTGAACAGCGGTTGTTGACCACATCTTTGGCCAGCTCCGAAATCAAAAATTCTGAGTTTACACCTTCTTCAACGGCCTTCTTATCAGTCAGCTGCTTGAGCATTTTTTCCATTCTTGCCTTAGTATGCTCCAAGGTTTCGAAGGTGTCTTCGATAAATTCAGGGTTGTGTTTATGCTGTTGAGCATTGGCAAGAATAAGGTCGACTTGAGCAAGTACATTTTTTAAGTCATGTAAAACGAACGCAGACATTCGATTGAATGCCGCAAATTGGGCGTTTTCTGCTACCACTTGAGCGGCCTCGTGGTGCTGCATGTATGTGCCTACTTGCTCAGATACGGCGGTTAGATAGTCTTTCACTTCCCAATTTAAAGTGATTTTTTCATTGTCTCCTGACGCGAGAACAGCAAATCCCCACAGTTTTCCCTCTTTTAAGAAAGGCACGAAGAGTTGGTAGCCCCATGCTTTTAGTGCATCTCTATCTAGCTTTAACCCCTCGTAATCGAATGGTTTGACGAGGTAGGCGTCCGTATCAATGATCCAGCCATTTTTGTCGCTGTAACTTGCGAGCGTTTCCAACGTTGTACAGGTAGCGTTGTTTTCTTTCGAATCAGTTGACGCTTCATTGTTATCTGTTGACGCAGTGTTTGTAATAGGTGATGCCTTAGCCACGCATTCATAGCCATTCTGCGTTACTTTAAACAGCAGACCTGACTCATATTGAATGGCGTTAAGCATTCCGGTTAGGCCAGCGTGGTAAACATCTGATGAGGTATCCCCTGCACGTGTTAACCACTGCGTTAATTTCACCCATTCAACCCGGTAGTCGAACTGATTCGCAAAGAAATGTTTAGTGATAAATACTTTTATCTTAGTGCGAAAGCCGTTGGACAAGAATACCGTGGCGAGCAATGCGAATGACATCACAACCAATATGATTTGAACCGTCGCTCCCCAGTTGCCTCCCATATAATTTATGGCGTAGCCGACAACAGCCATCACAAAAAGATAACCGCCCGCCACTAAGAGTAGAGAGCTGTGCAATACCACGTCCCGCGAGATAAAGATATCAATGCCCCAGTGATGAATTCGTCGAATCGATATGACGAGTAAGGGCATTAACAAGAAGTAAATATAGCCTCGTGCCGCTATGTAGCCAATTTCAACCTGGTTTACCATGGTAGCGTTTGCATAGGTAACGAACTCAAACAGGTTGGTAGCTCCCAGATAAATAATAATGGGTTTAAACGCCCACTGCTCACGCCCCGCCTGTCGATACACAACTTCCAGAAGAACAAGCACTTCTAATGACAGCACGATCAGTACAAGAAAGCTCCACGCGGGATTTACTACCAATAGATAAGGGGCGAGCAATGCTGCTAGTGCGGGGGCAATAATAATTAACGTTACAGGTCGTTTTAGAACGTCGAAGATATTACTAAAGCTGGTCTGTATACAGCCAGCCAAAAAGAGTAGCCATGCGAGCTGCTTAAGCACGTCAGCGCTGAGTAACCAGCTTAGCGAGATAGGTCCAAATAGCGAAGTGATTAAGGTTGTAGACCATAAAAAGGTGGCTGCGGTCGCCAACACCAATAAATGCTTGGCTACGCCGGGTTTGCGTACCGTTAACAACAGCAATAAAAGGGCTAAGTGCGCCAGACTATTTAACCCATAGCCTACATCTGAAATCATCCTTTTATCTCACCTTTATTATCATTATTTAGGAGATGAAATACAGGGAGGCGCATTGATGCAACGTCCCTGAAACCTTCGATATACAGCACATAACGTTTTTTAGCTAGGTACGGTGCGCAGGCATCGCCCGCGCTATGATAAAAACTATCGTTTACGGATCACTAGTGAGCCAATTGAATACCCTGCACCGAAAGAGCAAAGTACTCCCACGTCACCGGCAACCAGGTCTTCATGGTTTAAACCAAACGCAATCACAGAACCCGCAGAAGCCGTGTTGGCATACTCGTCCAACACAATTGGCGCTTCGGTACGGTCAGCATCGCGACCTAACAGGCGTTTGCAAATCAAGGTGTTCATATTGATATTAGCTTGGTGAAGCCACCAACGCTTGACGCCTTCTGGCGTAATGTCGTGACTCGCTAAATGCGCTTCAATATGCGCTGCTGCCAATGGACACACTTCCTTGAAAACTTTGCGACCCGCTTGATGGAACAGCTTATCAGGTCCATACGGATCAACGTCTTCGGCACGTGTCATGTAACCAAAATTAGAACGAATATTGTTTGAGAATTTCGTCAATGCTTTGGTGCTTAGCACGTCGTACACGTGCTCACTTTTGGCGGTTTCAGCAAGCTCAAGCACCGTCGCCGTAGCCACATCGCCAAAAATAAAGTGACTGTCGCGATCAGCGTAGTTAATTTGCGGTGAGACCAACTCAGGGTTAATAACCAACACGCGAGTCGCATTTTTCGCGCTCAGCATTTCATAGGCGCGATGCATACCGAACGTTGCTGCAGAACAAGCAACTAGCATATCGAAACCAAACCCTTCAATATTAAGGGCTTCTTGTACTTCAATTGCAATCGCAGGATAAGCACGCTGGGTGTATGCACACGACACAATCACAGCATCAATCTCATCGGCAGTAACATTGGCGGATGCAAGAGCTAACTTGGCCGCTTCGACGGCAATTTCACCTTGGTGAGAAAGTTCGTCATCTGCTCGAGGGGCAATCTTAGGCTTCATTCGAGTGATGTCTAGCGCACCCTCTTTTCGATAGATGTAGCGACTTTTAATTCCTGATGCTTTTTCGATGAACTCTGCACTTGAATAAGGCATTGCTGCTACATCACCTGATTCGATTTGCGCTTTATTTTCTTCGTTAAACGCATCTACGTAAGCATTGTAGCTATCTACGAGCTCTTCGTTAGTTATACTGTCTTTAGGGTGCCATACACCCACACCACTAATCACAACTTGCTGAGACATAGGCATTCTCTATTATTTGATAGCACTATGGCGGTATTGAGCATTGCGTTACTCTGTGTCCTAAACGCATCTATACCAGTGCAATTGAGCCTAATCGTATTTACCTTTAAAAATACGACTGCGTTTTATGTGTTATAGCTTACCCTAATCCTTAAACGGTGTAACCATAGTGAACGCAAGGAAAGCTCTATTCCTCCGTTTAATACCAGCCCGCATAGATAATTACCCACTCAGCGAGACTTAAAATGTTCGTAATCGTGGCGTGTTTTCGAAGGTATAGTGGCTCTACATCAAGGTGACACAACAAAGATTAAGGACACTTTGAACTCGGCCTTCGGGAAGGTCTGGCAAGCTACCAATAAAAAACCCCGCTTCAAAGCGGGGTTTCATGTAATCAATACGGGAACTTACAGCTGGTTGATTTGCCACACTGTTACTGTGCCGCTAACTTCGTTGCCTACTACAAGAAGAGGCACACCACTTGGGCTGTCTTCAGCGCTAACAAAAACCAGGCTTTCTGGCGCTAGGTCACCAATGACATCATCGCTTGTCAAACCTTCGGTTAGGTCACGGTTAATTACATATTCTGCAAATTGAACATCATAAGGGTTAGTAACGTCGTATACGAAAATACCGCCCATGCGCTCTGTGCCGATAAACGCATAAGTGCGATCGCCAACTTGACCCACGGTTAACGCTTCTGGCTCAGGACCTTTATTCTCCGAGCGCGAGTCGCTTGCATTTTCATCGTCACCATTGTTGAACTGCGCCCCATGAACCGACGCTGTAATACGTTCAAAATCATCACCCGAGTCATAAACCACTAAACCGTTTTGATCCCAGATTGTGAATGAACGTGCACCGTAAGCGTACGCTGCATCGTACTCGCCGTTTCCGTCAGCATCACCCATAGCTGAAGTTACACGTAAGTCGTCCGCTTCACCTGTCGCCTGTAGCATAGCTAATTCAGAGTTGGCGGCAGCGGTAAGATCTTCTACTTTAACTTCGTCTGTATAAGCTAGACAGCCATCATCTTCGTCAAAATCAACACCACCTGCAGCAGTACATGCCGCCTCATCAGCAGCGTCAAAGAAGTACTCACGGGCATCGCCTTCGTTAGCGGTAAGAATGAAAGTCGCATCCTTCCACGTAAAATTAGCAATGGTATCAGGCTGGTATACACCATAAATACCTGTGTACTGACCAAAACTCACCGCATCATTTTCTTGGATATCAATATTAAGTCCAGCCCAAGACTTAGTTCCTAGGCCGACGACATCTACCGTTAACTCTTCCAAGTCAATAATCGCAAGGCCATTGTTTTCCTGGAGACTAACGTATGCAACGTCGTTAGTAGCGGTGATGTATTCTGGTTCCAGATCTTTCGCTACCGTTGAGGTAATAGCTGTGCCGTTAATCGTGCGTCCTGCTGGGTTAGGAAACATCATTCCCTGCGCCATCAAATCTGCTTCAGTACCGTTTAGAGCAGTAAAGCCAACGGTCGTCCCCGTTTCTTCTGGCTCACCACTTGCAAGAATATTAATGACGCTAACAGAACCTTCAGGGTCAATGGTGTAGTCATCAGAAGGCTCACCCTCGTTCGCTACCAACACTTTGCCACCATCTGGCGTAAAAGTGACCATATCCGGTAGTGCGCCAACCTCGACAGAATCCAAAAAGGCTGGAGCAGAACTATCTAGCCCGTTGTAGAACAACACATAACCGTTATCAGTTTTAACGTCTGCAGGTACAGCTACAGCCATAAGGTCACCGCTAACCGCAATACTTGTTAAGCTACCTAAAGTCACACCATTTATATCGGCAGGCAGTGCGATAGTGGTAAGCGTTAGCGTAGTGGTGTTTATCGGATCAGCCATAGTAGCCGTGCTTACGCTAGAGGCATCAATAACTGCTATTGTATTCGTCTCGCCGTTTGTCGCGTAAATCGTATTGGTCTCAGCGTGGTATTGAACAATTTCTGCGGCCGTTTGATTGCCTAAGAAAGCACGACCAACGATATCCATTGCAATGCCGATTGACGCATCGGTACCATCACTTCCGTCTGTCCCTGGGTCACCTTGTTCCCCTTGAGGTCCTTGAGCTCCTGTTTCGCCCTGCGCACCGTCGTCACCATCAAGGCCACATCCCGTGAGCGCCGCTGATACTAAAAATGCAAGTAACCCGTATTTAAACTTATTACGCACTGCCATTTGATTTCCTTTTTATTTGTATTTTTGTCGTACGTTATGAGGCTCGAGAAACCCGAGGATTTTTCCACCTTGTTCTCGCAAAGCGAAGGAAGAAAACAGGGATCCCTAACCTTAGTACACCAGAAATTTTATGTAACTTCTATGTATAAATTAGAATCAGTTTATGACACAAATATTAAATAGGCAAAAGCGCGTAACTTTTCTATAACAATGATGGCACACACGCCGCTTTAAATATGGACAGCACGGAGCAGTAGGCTCAAAGTAATCACACTTCGTTCATGCAATTGTAAGCATATATTTCAAATATCCTAATGCGTGTAAGGAAAAACGGTTTAGCTTAACAGCGGAACACGCTTCGCTTTTTCAAAGGTATAGTTTTATTTATAAGCACTATCTGATACTAATATTGCCAAATAGACGTATAAACTGAATGGGATAGTGCTTTAGCGCGCAAAAGTGAGCGAAGCGAGAACATTCAGTGATAAAAAAGGATTAACCATGAAATTGAAATTCACAGCTTCGGCAGTTATTGCCGCAGCGCTTACTTTAACAGCCTGTGCAACATCTCCTACGGGTAGAAATCAAGTGTTGCTCTATTCTGAAACTCAGCTCGCGCAAATGGGTGATCAGGCATTCACGGGCATGAAAGAAGAATTAAAAATTTCGAATAAAGCGGTTCAAAATTCTTACGTAGAATGCGTTGCAAATGCCATCACTGCTCAAGTACCAGCCACGGTATTCAATGGTCAATGGGAAGTCGTTGTATTCGACGATGAACAAGTTAACGCATTTGCGCTACCCGGTGGAAAAATTGGTGTCTATACAGGCTTGCTCAACGTTGCAGAAAACCAGCATCAACTTGCTGCTGTCATTGGCCATGAAGTAGGTCATGTTATTGCAGAGCATGGTAATGAGAGAATGTCGCAGTCAACATTGATAAATATGGGCAGTCAGGCGGTAGGCCAAGTTTTAGCCGCGAATGAAGTGCCTCAGTCGGGTCCCATCATGGCTGCGATCGGATTAGGTGTTCAAGTCGGTGTCCAACTTCCTTTTAGCCGAACTCATGAATCTGAAGCCGATGTCATTGGCCTTCAGCTAATGGCGAAGTCTGGGTTTGACCCAAGACAATCTGTAAACTTGTGGCAAAACATGGACGCAGCAAGCGGCGGCAACCGCCCAATGGAACTTTTGTCGACTCACCCAGCACCTCAAACCAGAATTGATAATTTACAAGCGAACATGCCTAACGCCTATGCAGACTATCAAGCTACTGCTTACCGCCCGAACTGTCGCTAAAAGTAAGTAATACCATTCCGCATAGGTCATTACCCGCTCATCGAGAGTTAAAACGTTCGTAATCGCGGCGTGTTACGTCGCACGTAATCTTAGGATAAAAAAAACGCTGCGAAATGCAGCGTTTTTTGTTTGAAACCAACGAAATTATTCGCTGTCTGCTTTGTGAAGATGTACATCCATTTGTGGGAATGGAATTGAAATACCCTCTTCATCAAAACGCAGTTTAACGTTTTCAGTGAAGTCGAATTTAACACCCCAGAAATCGGCAGAATTCACCCATGGACGAACAATAAAGTTCACGCTGCTGTCGGCCAGTTCAGATACTGCAATTTTAGGCGCTGGCTCTGCAAGAATACGCTCATCAGCCGCCACCATTTCTTCAAGAATTCTTTTCGCTTTAAGAAGGTCAGCGTCGTAACCTATACCAACAACCATGTCTACACGACGCGTGTCTCTTGCTGAATAGTTAGTGATGTTGCCACCGTAGATGTTGCCATTAGGAACAATAATTTCTTTATTGTCTGGTGTGTTCATTGTTGTTGTGAAAATACCAATCTTAACAATCGAACCAGCAGTACCTGCAGCTTCGACAAAATCACCCGCTTTAAATGGTTTGAAAACCAGAAGCATTACGCCAGCTGCAAAGTTCTTAAGCGAGTCTTGCAATGACAAACCAATAGCTAAACCAGCAGCACCTAATATAGCAACTAATGACGTTGTATCTACGCCTAGCTGATCAAGCGAAGCGACAATAACAAACAGCATTAGAATGGCGCTAAGGATAGCTTCCAGGAAGTCCACTAGCATGTTGTCGTATTTAGACTTGGCCATTAGGCGTCTAAATACAGATAAAATGAATCCAACTACGATCCTACCTATTACATAAATCGCGATTGCCATCAGAATGTTAATCCCCCACGGGATGGCGTAATCGTTTATGTACCTTTCAACATCGCTTGCAGAAAAAAGCGAAAGTTTTTCTTCCATAATATGGTCCTTGTCATGGTTAGTTGATAATTACTCAAATACGGTAGCAGCTATTTGATTTAAGACCAATATAATATGGGCTCAAACACAGTAAATTTGCTCTAAAGTCTAAGCTACATAGGTGTTTAAAAGCGTTAGCATTATACAAAAGTAGAGGAAATTCATTTGTTTTACTTTAGGATCCACTGTCCTTTTTTGTACATTTTTGCCGCGGTTTGTTGGCCATCTAGGCAAGGCGGGTGTTTGACGGTCTAGTAGCTCTAAATCGACAAGTTTCTATGCCTTATAGGTGGCACATAGGCGCTAGAATGAAAAAACAAAAAATGAACGTATTTTCTTCACTTGTCACACGCTTGTCACTCAACAAGCGCATCCTTCATCACGAAGCTTAAATGCGCTTTGTGTTTCTTTTCCATTTTTTGGAAGTTACCGAGTTATAAGACATTTTTTTTGATGATTTTTTAGCCTCAAAGTTTTAGACTAAAGTCTCATGAAAGTTGACTGTTCACTACGCCTCATCAGTGTGTGTTGAGCAACTTCATGAAGGAGCTTTAGCAAACTATGTCACGTAAAGGATTAACGCATGTTGCTTCTCATAACCCTGTTTTCGGTGGTTTTGTGTTTATTTTTATATTCACTGCGCACCGATAAAGGAAAACATACTAAGTACGCAAGAGCGGACTACCGCCCAGCAGCCCAATCGAAGTCTTCATCCAACGTGTTGAAATCTACTTCGAGAAACTCTTCGCCT includes the following:
- a CDS encoding M48 family metallopeptidase, with the protein product MKLKFTASAVIAAALTLTACATSPTGRNQVLLYSETQLAQMGDQAFTGMKEELKISNKAVQNSYVECVANAITAQVPATVFNGQWEVVVFDDEQVNAFALPGGKIGVYTGLLNVAENQHQLAAVIGHEVGHVIAEHGNERMSQSTLINMGSQAVGQVLAANEVPQSGPIMAAIGLGVQVGVQLPFSRTHESEADVIGLQLMAKSGFDPRQSVNLWQNMDAASGGNRPMELLSTHPAPQTRIDNLQANMPNAYADYQATAYRPNCR
- a CDS encoding choice-of-anchor I family protein; protein product: MAVRNKFKYGLLAFLVSAALTGCGLDGDDGAQGETGAQGPQGEQGDPGTDGSDGTDASIGIAMDIVGRAFLGNQTAAEIVQYHAETNTIYATNGETNTIAVIDASSVSTATMADPINTTTLTLTTIALPADINGVTLGSLTSIAVSGDLMAVAVPADVKTDNGYVLFYNGLDSSAPAFLDSVEVGALPDMVTFTPDGGKVLVANEGEPSDDYTIDPEGSVSVINILASGEPEETGTTVGFTALNGTEADLMAQGMMFPNPAGRTINGTAITSTVAKDLEPEYITATNDVAYVSLQENNGLAIIDLEELTVDVVGLGTKSWAGLNIDIQENDAVSFGQYTGIYGVYQPDTIANFTWKDATFILTANEGDAREYFFDAADEAACTAAGGVDFDEDDGCLAYTDEVKVEDLTAAANSELAMLQATGEADDLRVTSAMGDADGNGEYDAAYAYGARSFTIWDQNGLVVYDSGDDFERITASVHGAQFNNGDDENASDSRSENKGPEPEALTVGQVGDRTYAFIGTERMGGIFVYDVTNPYDVQFAEYVINRDLTEGLTSDDVIGDLAPESLVFVSAEDSPSGVPLLVVGNEVSGTVTVWQINQL
- the prsR gene encoding PEP-CTERM-box response regulator transcription factor, with protein sequence MTDTILVVDDDLGIQKQLKWSLTDYNVVFADDHTSAIAQLRRFEPKVVTLDLGLPPDPANASEGLRILHDIIALAPRTKVIVVTGNNDKQHALKAIDFGAYDFYQKPIDSDTIKLLVHRALNLSKLEHENSILARTRSGMSRIVGNSEAIQKVVRRAEKIANTDISTLLLGESGTGKEVFARSIHEHSPRKDKPFVAINCASIPENLLESELFGYEKGAFTGANKTTVGKIETAQGGTLFLDEIGDMPIGLQAKMLRFLQERVIERVGGRNEIPVDIRVICATHRDLQAMVAQETFREDLYYRVGEMPIMIPPLRERDQDIILLARTFLNIYREEFKAKAKSFSETAVNAMLAHKWPGNIREMQNKLKSAVIMAEGTVIQPDDLGLMPVDAHDEPETLNLREVREIAESRAIRRAYQKADKNMSKTAELLGVTRPTLYSLIDKYHMEDIKNSD
- the prsK gene encoding XrtA/PEP-CTERM system histidine kinase PrsK, coding for MISDVGYGLNSLAHLALLLLLLTVRKPGVAKHLLVLATAATFLWSTTLITSLFGPISLSWLLSADVLKQLAWLLFLAGCIQTSFSNIFDVLKRPVTLIIIAPALAALLAPYLLVVNPAWSFLVLIVLSLEVLVLLEVVYRQAGREQWAFKPIIIYLGATNLFEFVTYANATMVNQVEIGYIAARGYIYFLLMPLLVISIRRIHHWGIDIFISRDVVLHSSLLLVAGGYLFVMAVVGYAINYMGGNWGATVQIILVVMSFALLATVFLSNGFRTKIKVFITKHFFANQFDYRVEWVKLTQWLTRAGDTSSDVYHAGLTGMLNAIQYESGLLFKVTQNGYECVAKASPITNTASTDNNEASTDSKENNATCTTLETLASYSDKNGWIIDTDAYLVKPFDYEGLKLDRDALKAWGYQLFVPFLKEGKLWGFAVLASGDNEKITLNWEVKDYLTAVSEQVGTYMQHHEAAQVVAENAQFAAFNRMSAFVLHDLKNVLAQVDLILANAQQHKHNPEFIEDTFETLEHTKARMEKMLKQLTDKKAVEEGVNSEFLISELAKDVVNNRCSGLRPLPTVHVLKETAVTVDKDKVANVLYHLISNAQQATADDGEVDVVITGNSDNKTQLVLIEDTGSGMDKAFIEERLFKPFDTTKGNAGMGIGAYDAKTYIESIGGKLTVQSEPGRGSCFTLYFPIG
- a CDS encoding beta-ketoacyl-ACP synthase III, which encodes MSQQVVISGVGVWHPKDSITNEELVDSYNAYVDAFNEENKAQIESGDVAAMPYSSAEFIEKASGIKSRYIYRKEGALDITRMKPKIAPRADDELSHQGEIAVEAAKLALASANVTADEIDAVIVSCAYTQRAYPAIAIEVQEALNIEGFGFDMLVACSAATFGMHRAYEMLSAKNATRVLVINPELVSPQINYADRDSHFIFGDVATATVLELAETAKSEHVYDVLSTKALTKFSNNIRSNFGYMTRAEDVDPYGPDKLFHQAGRKVFKEVCPLAAAHIEAHLASHDITPEGVKRWWLHQANINMNTLICKRLLGRDADRTEAPIVLDEYANTASAGSVIAFGLNHEDLVAGDVGVLCSFGAGYSIGSLVIRKR
- a CDS encoding GGDEF domain-containing protein, with the protein product MGREGFSTVRVLVCALLIAVHGAQVKTVEAFELFNTEIADVENLLNAKQYADADSKALLLLEQALQQQQMSADTFSALGLLLQNASRFEVSKAIFNAALERYTTDGELNKMASTLLQLATSERHLSNYSIALTYVRRAMSIAQIERNELLKAKLNLELGIIQQEQGEIETALEPLKQALRYFRENNMASEMSVTLLRIGEIYSLLNQATLAHTYYQDAFDSIEETQETRLLGVIKTRIGALSLKTGSVDQAIRAINEGLELLLSTFDVGAIAEAKMLLGRALVENGDTAKGRELLQEAMQFADSSGQAKLVKEGRLALAQAYMKEQSFELALEEARTGTIDARKNRDLRGQLSFLSLQLSAFVSLGEFKKALDIQSVMQQLREVLLDSENKSAIEGLQAEIELVRQSRTLEKLEESKQLALAQAERENLQTTLFWSISLAALLLTFLVWSRYKQRQQTIILRREVRQQTLNLQEKNQELERAYKTLEEVSLRDPLTGLYNRHYLESQLPGEIRRSQFSAKQSPSTGKTKQDLLCLLIDIDHFKRINDDYGHIAGDKVLSAFANVLKEVFRQTDLIIRWGGEEFLVVCRQSTREELPEVAERCREMVANTPFDIGLEKPINITCSIGFSLLPPDREEDFDTAWKRTFAVIDYALYATKLSGRNGWVGVIETLKTPREYPTPLDTKFNFPGSRIATSFNNVASIKWPETLEK